From Paraburkholderia fungorum, the proteins below share one genomic window:
- a CDS encoding lipocalin-like domain-containing protein, whose product MRPHLQSLLWIGILLTTPTFATPPEFAVVTRDHAISFPRDSGAHSAFRTEWWYATGWLTTPDNQPLGFQITFFRSATDHDTADPSAFAPSQLIIAHAALSDPTYGRLAHDQRIGRQGFGLAYAKDANTDVKLDSWKIIRATDGHYDVTADASGFSLHLTLTPTQAPLIQGEHGYSQKGPRPEQASYYYSEPQLRVAGSVVRPNAAGLPSHGDTVVNGTAWLDHEWSSTLLDARAQGWDWLGANLADGSALMAFRIRARDGHAMWAHAVLRNRDGQVTTFAADQVGFMPVRTWRSPRTNTSYPVSMTLRTGSLAWHLTPLMDDQELDSRQSTGAVYWEGAVRLNRDDAQVGRGYLELTGYADALRLGRH is encoded by the coding sequence ATGCGCCCTCACCTTCAAAGCCTGCTGTGGATTGGCATCCTGCTCACTACGCCCACATTCGCGACACCGCCCGAATTCGCCGTTGTCACACGCGACCACGCGATTTCTTTCCCTCGCGACAGTGGCGCCCACTCCGCTTTCCGCACTGAGTGGTGGTACGCCACGGGCTGGCTCACGACGCCGGACAATCAGCCCCTCGGCTTCCAGATCACTTTTTTCCGCTCCGCCACGGATCACGATACGGCCGACCCAAGCGCTTTCGCGCCCTCGCAACTGATCATTGCGCACGCGGCATTAAGCGATCCCACATACGGACGACTTGCACACGATCAGCGCATTGGCCGCCAAGGCTTCGGGCTCGCTTATGCAAAAGATGCCAACACCGACGTCAAACTCGATTCGTGGAAAATTATCCGCGCCACGGACGGTCATTACGACGTCACCGCCGATGCAAGCGGCTTCTCATTGCATCTAACGCTAACGCCCACGCAAGCGCCGCTAATTCAAGGCGAGCACGGATATTCGCAAAAGGGTCCACGCCCTGAACAGGCGAGCTACTACTACAGCGAACCGCAATTACGCGTAGCGGGCAGTGTCGTGCGCCCGAACGCGGCTGGACTTCCATCGCATGGCGATACTGTTGTAAATGGGACGGCGTGGCTGGATCACGAGTGGTCGAGTACCTTGCTCGACGCCCGCGCGCAGGGCTGGGACTGGCTCGGGGCGAATCTCGCCGACGGCTCGGCGTTGATGGCCTTCAGGATCCGTGCCCGCGATGGACACGCGATGTGGGCGCATGCAGTGCTTCGCAATCGCGACGGTCAGGTCACGACCTTCGCGGCCGATCAGGTCGGGTTCATGCCGGTTCGTACGTGGCGCTCACCGCGCACGAACACGTCCTACCCGGTTTCGATGACGCTCAGGACGGGCTCGCTGGCGTGGCATCTCACGCCGCTGATGGACGATCAGGAACTGGATTCGCGCCAGTCGACCGGCGCGGTGTACTGGGAGGGCGCGGTGCGCCTGAATCGTGATGACGCGCAGGTGGGTCGTGGCTATCTGGAACTGACCGGCTATGCGGATGCGTTGCGGCTGGGGAGGCACTGA
- a CDS encoding ABC transporter permease, with product MRADARPLLRSRGHRVLARWLLGAEWRSHRGRALVAIATIALGVALGYAVQLINSAAFNEFSAAARSLSGDADLQVHGAQPLIDESIYPQLATDPAVALASPVLTLDATVPDHGAALPVLGIDVFKASRIAPDLTGVPSPDRPFDTLASDTLFLSAAAQQWLKVKTGDDLALQSGTSNVHFRVAGGLVRTRPGQRLAVMDIAAAQWKFGRLGKLSRVDLLLKRGVDRERFRRDLQTRLGNQWVVSETRDAESRTDRLSRAYRINMNVLALVALFTGAFLVFSTQALSVVRRRAQFAMLRVLGLTRTRLLRQILMEGALLGLLGSLCGLVLGYAMASGALHFFGSDLGGGYFPGVQPQVSFEPLASAVFLALGIGVSVVGSLAPALEAARAAPAAALKAGAEEGALARLATPWPALLCLAAAALLTQMPPWFDAPIAGYVAVALLLIGGIALMPRVTALVFGAASRGFGARRRSGATATTATLALARLANAPGHASIAMGGVLSSFALIVAMAIMVASFRVSVEDWLMHLLSADLYVRVAPNGDTGGLRPGDQALIARVPGIRSAAFARTSHLTLDPARPDIAVLAREINADDPGASLQMTGAVLPSSGFRRDEIPVWVSEAMVDLYGYRLGQRVPLPLGKGAHQFVVAGVWRDYVRQSGAIQMRLADYRRLTGDASATDVAVTVQPGERVEHVIAGLRALPFGASLDVSQPGDIRARTLVIFDRSFAVTYLLEAVAIVIGLFGVAATFSAQTLARAREFGMLRHVGVTRTQVLSILALEGGMLTACGIAMGFVLGFAVSLILVFVVNPQSFHWSMSLHVPWAMLGIVAAVMLASSCSTAVVAGRGAVSVDAVRAVKEDW from the coding sequence ATGCGCGCTGATGCCCGCCCCTTGCTTCGCTCACGCGGACATCGCGTTCTCGCGCGCTGGCTGCTTGGCGCCGAATGGCGCAGTCATCGCGGACGCGCACTGGTTGCCATCGCGACGATCGCGCTCGGCGTGGCGCTCGGTTACGCGGTGCAACTGATCAACAGTGCCGCTTTCAACGAGTTCTCGGCGGCGGCCCGCAGTCTTTCCGGCGACGCCGATCTGCAGGTGCACGGCGCGCAGCCTCTAATCGATGAATCCATTTATCCCCAGCTTGCGACGGACCCGGCCGTGGCATTGGCCAGTCCAGTGCTCACGCTCGACGCCACCGTGCCGGATCATGGCGCCGCGCTGCCCGTGCTCGGCATCGACGTGTTCAAGGCGAGCCGCATCGCGCCCGATCTGACCGGCGTGCCTTCGCCTGATCGTCCTTTCGACACGCTCGCGTCCGACACGCTGTTTCTCTCGGCGGCCGCGCAGCAATGGCTGAAGGTCAAAACCGGCGACGACCTGGCGCTGCAAAGCGGCACCTCGAACGTCCATTTTCGAGTGGCGGGCGGCCTCGTGAGGACGCGACCAGGTCAACGGCTTGCCGTGATGGACATCGCTGCCGCACAGTGGAAATTCGGCCGGCTCGGCAAGCTGTCGCGCGTCGATTTGCTGCTCAAACGCGGCGTGGATCGCGAGCGGTTCAGACGCGATCTGCAGACGCGGCTTGGTAATCAGTGGGTTGTATCGGAGACGCGCGATGCCGAAAGCCGCACCGACCGGCTCTCTCGCGCGTACCGGATCAATATGAACGTGCTTGCGCTGGTGGCGCTGTTCACCGGCGCGTTTCTGGTGTTTTCGACCCAGGCGCTGAGCGTCGTGCGACGTCGTGCGCAATTCGCGATGCTGCGCGTTCTCGGCCTGACGCGCACCCGTCTTCTACGTCAGATCCTGATGGAAGGCGCGCTACTCGGCCTGCTGGGTTCGCTGTGCGGACTCGTGCTGGGCTATGCGATGGCGAGCGGCGCATTGCACTTTTTCGGCAGCGACCTGGGCGGCGGATACTTTCCTGGCGTACAGCCGCAGGTCAGCTTCGAACCGCTGGCAAGTGCGGTATTTCTGGCGCTGGGTATCGGCGTTTCGGTCGTGGGCAGTCTGGCGCCTGCGCTGGAAGCGGCTCGCGCTGCGCCCGCCGCAGCGCTCAAGGCCGGCGCAGAAGAAGGTGCGCTGGCGCGGCTCGCCACACCATGGCCCGCGTTGCTATGTCTCGCGGCCGCCGCGCTGCTCACGCAAATGCCGCCGTGGTTCGATGCGCCCATTGCCGGCTACGTCGCTGTCGCGTTGCTCCTGATCGGTGGAATTGCGTTGATGCCGCGCGTGACCGCGCTCGTGTTCGGCGCGGCCAGCCGTGGGTTCGGCGCGCGACGCCGCTCGGGCGCGACTGCCACAACCGCCACGCTTGCGCTGGCGCGGCTCGCCAATGCGCCCGGCCATGCGTCGATTGCAATGGGCGGCGTGTTGTCGAGCTTCGCGCTGATCGTTGCGATGGCGATCATGGTGGCGAGTTTCCGCGTCTCCGTCGAAGACTGGTTGATGCATCTGCTCTCCGCTGATCTCTACGTCCGTGTTGCGCCCAACGGCGACACCGGCGGCTTGCGACCCGGCGACCAGGCGCTCATCGCGCGCGTGCCTGGCATCAGGAGCGCTGCGTTTGCCCGCACGTCGCATCTCACGCTCGATCCCGCGCGACCGGATATTGCCGTGCTGGCGCGCGAAATCAACGCCGACGATCCGGGCGCGAGTCTGCAGATGACTGGCGCGGTGCTGCCTTCGTCCGGGTTTCGTCGAGACGAGATACCTGTTTGGGTATCCGAAGCAATGGTCGATCTGTATGGATACCGGCTCGGTCAGCGAGTGCCATTGCCGCTTGGCAAAGGTGCACATCAGTTTGTGGTTGCCGGCGTCTGGCGGGACTATGTGCGGCAGAGCGGCGCGATCCAGATGCGGCTCGCCGACTACCGGCGTCTCACCGGCGATGCGAGCGCGACCGACGTCGCCGTCACCGTTCAACCGGGTGAGCGTGTCGAGCATGTGATTGCGGGGCTGCGCGCGTTGCCTTTTGGCGCGTCGCTCGATGTATCGCAGCCGGGCGATATCCGCGCGCGAACGCTGGTGATATTCGACCGCAGCTTTGCGGTGACCTATCTGTTGGAAGCCGTTGCGATCGTGATCGGATTGTTTGGCGTGGCCGCGACCTTTTCCGCGCAAACGCTCGCTCGGGCGCGAGAGTTCGGCATGCTGAGGCACGTGGGCGTGACGCGCACTCAGGTTCTGTCGATTCTCGCGCTCGAAGGCGGCATGCTGACTGCCTGCGGAATCGCGATGGGTTTCGTGCTCGGGTTTGCAGTGAGTCTGATTCTGGTATTTGTGGTCAATCCGCAGTCGTTTCACTGGAGCATGTCGCTGCATGTGCCGTGGGCCATGCTCGGCATCGTTGCAGCGGTGATGCTGGCGTCGTCGTGTTCGACGGCGGTGGTGGCGGGACGCGGCGCGGTATCGGTGGATGCGGTGCGCGCGGTGAAAGAGGATTGGTGA
- a CDS encoding ABC transporter ATP-binding protein: protein MTLRDEVVVPALECRGLSKQYGQGRIVLARLDFTLRPGEFIAIMGDSGVGKSTLLNLIAGLDHADSGEVIIDGSPVARLDDNAATRLRRQKLGFVFQAFHVLPHLTLAQNVALPLLLNHLPVDAALEMLAAVGLNGRGDDFPRQLSGGETQRVAIARALVHRPKLILADEPTGNLDPDTAHDVLSLFRAQSKATGAATIMVTHSEAAAAVADRVLILSDGGLHASSTEAAYSTARSADNAR, encoded by the coding sequence ATGACGCTTCGCGACGAAGTTGTCGTTCCCGCACTCGAATGCCGCGGACTGAGCAAGCAGTACGGCCAAGGTCGCATCGTGCTCGCACGGCTCGATTTCACGCTGCGGCCCGGAGAATTCATCGCGATCATGGGTGATTCCGGCGTCGGTAAATCCACGCTGCTCAACCTCATAGCCGGGCTCGACCACGCGGACAGCGGCGAGGTGATCATCGACGGCAGCCCCGTGGCGCGTCTGGACGACAACGCTGCCACCCGGTTGCGTCGGCAGAAGCTGGGGTTCGTGTTCCAGGCGTTTCACGTGCTGCCTCATCTGACGCTCGCGCAGAACGTGGCGCTGCCGTTATTGCTGAACCATCTGCCCGTCGACGCCGCGCTCGAGATGCTCGCGGCTGTCGGCCTTAACGGCCGCGGCGATGATTTCCCACGGCAGCTCTCGGGCGGCGAAACCCAGCGCGTCGCGATTGCGCGGGCACTCGTGCATCGGCCGAAACTGATTCTCGCGGACGAACCCACGGGCAACCTCGATCCCGATACCGCGCACGACGTCCTCAGCCTGTTCCGTGCGCAAAGCAAGGCGACCGGCGCGGCGACGATCATGGTCACGCACTCGGAAGCCGCGGCGGCGGTCGCGGATCGCGTGCTGATTCTGAGTGACGGCGGTCTGCACGCCTCGTCTACGGAGGCTGCTTATTCCACCGCCCGTTCCGCCGACAATGCGCGCTGA
- a CDS encoding complex I subunit 4 family protein, with product MPLPLLSLLIWIPIVAGLAVLRAGSDAARGRTRWIALIGAVAGFLPVIPLVANFRNDVTSMQFVENMRWSPTFDIAWHLGVDGISLWLVALTALTTIIIVVASWESITQRTAQYYGAFLMLSGFMQGVFTSLDGMMFFVAFEATLIPLYLLIGTWGNKNRTYAAVKFFFVSLLGSLMMLMSMLYLYSQTHSFDLATWRETHLATIPQILIFLGFLAAFGVKVPMWPLHSWLPDVHLDGPTGAAVMIGMLKLGGYGLLRFALPIAPQASHFFAPMMITLSLIAVVYSSLVALVQTDMRRLLAYSTISHMGLVTLGLFVFNRIGQAGAIVQMLSYGIVSGAMLLCTGMLYDRTKTAAIAEYGGVANTMPRFASLLMLFSMANIGLPGTSGFVGEFMVLMGAIRFNFWIGAMAATTLILSAAYTLWMYKRVIFGAIANARVAKLKDVSRREFALLGVMALLVLAIGLNPKPFTDAIDPSVGTLLAQSERSVHPEDAPADGGEHLQAAAPAPVVAAAVRTPG from the coding sequence ATGCCATTGCCTCTTCTTAGCCTACTCATCTGGATCCCTATTGTCGCCGGACTCGCGGTTTTGCGTGCCGGATCTGACGCGGCACGTGGTCGCACCCGCTGGATCGCGCTGATCGGCGCGGTAGCGGGGTTCCTGCCGGTGATCCCGCTGGTCGCGAATTTCCGCAACGACGTCACGTCGATGCAGTTCGTCGAGAACATGCGCTGGTCGCCCACGTTCGACATCGCGTGGCATCTGGGAGTAGACGGGATTTCGCTGTGGCTCGTGGCACTGACCGCGCTCACCACGATCATCATCGTGGTCGCGTCGTGGGAATCGATCACGCAGCGCACTGCGCAGTACTACGGCGCGTTCCTGATGTTGTCGGGCTTCATGCAGGGCGTGTTCACGTCGCTCGACGGCATGATGTTCTTCGTCGCCTTCGAAGCCACGCTGATCCCGCTGTACCTGCTGATCGGCACGTGGGGCAACAAGAACCGCACCTACGCTGCGGTCAAGTTCTTCTTCGTCTCGCTGCTCGGCTCGCTGATGATGCTGATGTCGATGCTGTACCTCTACAGCCAGACGCACAGCTTCGACCTCGCCACGTGGCGTGAGACGCACCTCGCCACGATCCCGCAGATCCTGATCTTCCTGGGCTTCCTCGCCGCGTTTGGCGTGAAGGTGCCGATGTGGCCGTTGCACTCTTGGCTGCCGGACGTCCACCTCGACGGTCCGACGGGCGCTGCTGTGATGATCGGTATGTTGAAGCTGGGCGGTTACGGTCTGCTGCGTTTCGCGCTGCCGATCGCTCCGCAGGCCAGCCACTTCTTCGCGCCGATGATGATCACGCTGTCGCTGATCGCGGTGGTCTATTCGAGCCTGGTCGCGCTGGTGCAAACCGACATGCGCCGCCTGCTCGCGTATTCGACGATTTCGCACATGGGCCTCGTCACGCTGGGCCTGTTCGTGTTCAACCGCATCGGCCAGGCCGGCGCGATCGTGCAGATGCTGTCGTACGGTATCGTGTCGGGCGCAATGCTGCTGTGCACGGGCATGCTCTACGACCGTACCAAGACGGCTGCCATCGCCGAATACGGCGGCGTTGCCAACACGATGCCGCGCTTCGCCTCCTTGCTGATGCTGTTCTCGATGGCCAACATCGGCCTGCCGGGCACGTCGGGTTTCGTCGGCGAGTTCATGGTGCTGATGGGCGCGATCCGTTTCAACTTCTGGATCGGCGCAATGGCCGCCACCACCCTGATTCTGAGCGCCGCCTACACGCTGTGGATGTACAAGCGCGTGATCTTCGGTGCGATCGCGAATGCGCGCGTCGCCAAACTCAAGGACGTCAGCCGCCGCGAATTCGCGCTGCTCGGCGTGATGGCGCTGCTGGTGCTCGCCATTGGTCTCAACCCGAAACCGTTCACCGATGCAATCGATCCGTCGGTCGGCACGCTGCTGGCCCAGTCGGAGCGTTCCGTTCACCCGGAAGATGCACCGGCAGACGGTGGCGAGCATCTGCAGGCAGCGGCGCCCGCGCCGGTCGTCGCTGCTGCGGTTCGCACGCCGGGTTGA
- the cyoA gene encoding ubiquinol oxidase subunit II, with the protein MKGKTLRGSVSFLSAGLALLLSGCSNLDILNPKGSVGLAERDLIATSTWAMLIVVVPVIALTLLFAWRYRASNKNAEYRPGWVHSTGIEIAIWTIPTLIILFLAVLTWKTTHELDPYKPLESQVKPINVEVVALDWKWLFIYPDLGIASVNQLAIPVGTPVNFVITSDSVMNSFFIPQLGGQIYAMAGMQTRLHLIADEAGDYAGTSANFSGKGFSDMKFRTLAKSPEEFNAWVAKVRASSDNLSMDRYHTVSAPSEKDPVRYFSAVDPKLFHNIIARYNNGNVMDNMKDANCAPKVKG; encoded by the coding sequence ATGAAAGGAAAGACTCTGCGTGGGTCGGTAAGTTTCCTGTCTGCCGGCCTTGCGTTGTTGCTTTCGGGTTGCAGCAACCTCGATATTTTGAATCCGAAGGGTAGTGTGGGTCTGGCGGAACGCGATCTGATCGCGACCTCCACCTGGGCCATGCTGATTGTGGTCGTTCCGGTAATCGCGCTTACGCTGCTGTTCGCGTGGCGTTATCGCGCATCGAACAAAAACGCTGAATACCGTCCGGGGTGGGTTCACTCGACCGGTATCGAAATCGCCATTTGGACGATTCCGACGCTGATCATTCTGTTCCTCGCCGTACTCACGTGGAAAACCACGCACGAGCTGGATCCGTACAAGCCGCTCGAGTCGCAGGTCAAGCCGATCAACGTCGAAGTCGTCGCACTCGACTGGAAGTGGCTGTTCATCTACCCGGACCTCGGTATTGCGTCGGTGAACCAGCTGGCGATTCCGGTTGGCACGCCGGTGAACTTCGTTATCACGTCCGACTCGGTGATGAACTCGTTCTTCATCCCGCAACTCGGCGGCCAGATCTACGCGATGGCAGGCATGCAGACCCGTCTGCACCTGATCGCTGACGAAGCCGGTGATTACGCAGGCACGTCGGCCAACTTCAGCGGCAAGGGCTTCTCGGACATGAAGTTCCGCACGCTCGCGAAGTCGCCGGAAGAGTTCAACGCGTGGGTCGCGAAAGTGCGCGCATCGTCGGATAACCTCAGCATGGACCGCTACCACACGGTATCGGCGCCGAGCGAGAAGGATCCGGTGCGCTACTTCTCCGCAGTCGATCCGAAGCTCTTCCACAACATCATCGCCCGCTACAACAACGGTAATGTCATGGACAACATGAAGGACGCCAACTGCGCGCCCAAGGTTAAGGGGTAA
- the cyoB gene encoding cytochrome o ubiquinol oxidase subunit I, with product MFGKLSLDSIPYHEPIIMVTAAGIAIGGALVLGLITYFGKWKYLWTEWLTSVDHKKLGVMYIVVALIMLFRGFADAIMMRTQLALSYNSPGVLPPHHYDQIFTAHGVIMIFFMAMAFMVGLMNIIVPLQIGARDVAFPFLNSLSFWMTAISAILINISLVIGEFAQTGWLAYPPLSELQFSPGVGVDYYLWSLQLSGIGTLLTGVNFFVTIVKMRAPGMTFMKLPVFTWTALCTNVLIMAAFPILTVTLALLGLDRYLGMHFFTNDAGGNAMLYLNLIWAWGHPEVYILILPAFGIFSEVVATYAKKPLFGYKTMVWATCAIMVLSFLVWLHHFFTMGSGADVNSFFGIATMVIAIPTGVKVFNWLFTIYKGRLQFTTPVLWTLGFMVTFTIGGMTGVMMAIPGADFVLHNSLFLIAHFHNVIIGGVLFGYLAGFNYWFPKAFGFKLNEKWGKASFWFWQIGFWVAFTPLYVLGFMGMTRRLNHYDNPAWHPWLQLAWVGAVLIAIGIACQVIQIVVSLRDRNKPESLDLSGDPWDGHTLEWATSSPPASYNFAIIPEVRELDAFAEMKSRKNQPKPVYTDIHMPSNTSAGVVAAMFSLVLGFAAVWHIWWLAIVGLVGAIGTVIVYSFQKNEGFYIPAATVAAIEEKRSGAGAQVALEVD from the coding sequence ATGTTCGGAAAACTCTCACTAGACTCGATTCCGTACCACGAGCCGATCATCATGGTGACGGCCGCGGGCATCGCCATTGGCGGTGCTCTGGTACTGGGTCTGATCACCTATTTCGGCAAGTGGAAGTACCTGTGGACCGAATGGCTCACGTCGGTCGACCACAAGAAGCTCGGCGTGATGTACATCGTCGTTGCGCTCATCATGCTGTTCCGCGGCTTCGCGGACGCGATCATGATGCGTACCCAGCTAGCGCTGTCGTATAACTCGCCTGGCGTCCTGCCACCGCACCATTACGACCAGATCTTTACCGCGCACGGCGTCATCATGATTTTCTTCATGGCGATGGCGTTCATGGTCGGCCTGATGAACATCATCGTGCCGCTGCAGATCGGTGCCCGCGACGTCGCGTTCCCGTTCCTGAACTCGCTGAGCTTCTGGATGACCGCAATCAGCGCCATCCTGATCAACATCTCGCTGGTGATCGGTGAATTCGCGCAAACGGGCTGGCTCGCTTATCCGCCGTTGTCCGAATTGCAGTTCAGTCCAGGCGTCGGGGTCGACTATTACCTGTGGAGCTTGCAGCTCTCCGGTATCGGCACCTTGCTGACCGGCGTGAACTTCTTCGTGACGATCGTAAAGATGCGCGCTCCGGGCATGACGTTCATGAAGTTGCCGGTGTTCACGTGGACCGCGCTGTGCACGAACGTGCTGATCATGGCTGCGTTCCCGATCCTGACCGTCACGCTCGCGCTGCTCGGTCTCGACCGTTACCTCGGCATGCACTTCTTCACGAACGATGCCGGCGGCAACGCGATGCTGTACCTGAACCTGATCTGGGCATGGGGTCACCCTGAGGTGTACATCCTGATCCTGCCGGCGTTCGGTATTTTCTCGGAAGTCGTCGCCACCTACGCCAAGAAGCCGCTGTTCGGCTACAAGACGATGGTGTGGGCAACCTGCGCGATCATGGTGCTGTCGTTCCTCGTGTGGCTGCATCACTTCTTCACGATGGGCTCGGGCGCTGACGTGAACTCGTTCTTCGGTATTGCAACGATGGTGATTGCGATCCCGACCGGCGTGAAGGTGTTCAACTGGCTGTTCACGATTTACAAGGGCCGTCTGCAGTTCACGACGCCGGTTCTGTGGACCCTGGGCTTCATGGTCACGTTCACGATCGGCGGTATGACCGGCGTGATGATGGCGATTCCGGGTGCGGACTTCGTGCTGCACAACTCGCTGTTCCTGATCGCTCACTTCCACAACGTGATTATCGGTGGCGTGCTGTTCGGCTACCTCGCCGGCTTCAACTACTGGTTCCCGAAGGCATTCGGCTTCAAGCTGAATGAAAAGTGGGGCAAGGCATCGTTCTGGTTCTGGCAGATCGGTTTCTGGGTTGCGTTCACGCCGCTGTACGTGCTGGGCTTCATGGGCATGACGCGTCGTCTGAATCACTATGACAACCCTGCGTGGCACCCGTGGCTGCAACTGGCGTGGGTCGGTGCGGTTCTGATCGCAATCGGTATTGCCTGCCAGGTGATCCAGATCGTGGTCAGCCTGCGTGACCGCAACAAGCCGGAAAGCCTCGACCTGTCGGGCGACCCGTGGGATGGTCACACGCTGGAATGGGCCACGAGCTCGCCGCCGGCGTCGTACAACTTCGCGATCATTCCGGAAGTGCGTGAACTCGACGCTTTCGCTGAAATGAAGTCGCGCAAGAACCAGCCGAAGCCGGTGTACACCGACATTCACATGCCGTCGAACACGTCGGCAGGTGTGGTGGCAGCGATGTTCTCGCTGGTGCTGGGTTTTGCCGCTGTGTGGCACATCTGGTGGCTCGCTATCGTCGGTCTGGTCGGCGCGATCGGAACGGTGATCGTGTACAGCTTCCAGAAGAACGAAGGCTTTTACATCCCGGCCGCTACGGTCGCGGCGATTGAAGAGAAACGCTCCGGCGCCGGTGCGCAGGTCGCGTTGGAGGTGGATTGA
- the cyoC gene encoding cytochrome o ubiquinol oxidase subunit III: MSNTTLTADAHHHDDAHHADHPPSHSVFGFWLYLMTDCIIFASLFAVFAVMSHQFAGGPTGKDLFEIPGVALETTMLLLSSITYGFAMLGAYKNRKGALLFWLAVTFLLGLSFLVLELREFSHLIAEGAGPSRSAFLSSFFTLVGTHGLHVTFGLIWMVVLAIQVLRHKDLTERDMIRLTCLSLFWHFLDVVWIGVFTFVYLASVI; encoded by the coding sequence ATGTCAAACACTACGCTTACGGCCGACGCGCATCATCACGATGACGCGCATCACGCCGATCACCCGCCGTCGCATTCGGTATTCGGCTTCTGGCTGTACCTGATGACCGACTGCATCATCTTCGCGTCGCTGTTCGCAGTGTTCGCGGTGATGAGCCACCAGTTTGCCGGTGGTCCGACCGGTAAGGATCTGTTCGAGATTCCGGGCGTCGCGCTCGAAACCACGATGCTGCTGCTGTCCAGTATCACGTACGGTTTTGCGATGCTGGGTGCGTACAAGAACCGCAAGGGCGCTTTGCTCTTCTGGCTCGCCGTGACGTTCCTGCTGGGTCTGTCGTTCCTCGTGCTGGAACTGCGCGAGTTCTCGCACCTGATCGCCGAAGGCGCAGGTCCGAGCCGTAGCGCGTTCCTGTCGTCGTTCTTCACGCTGGTCGGCACGCACGGTCTGCACGTGACGTTCGGCCTGATCTGGATGGTGGTGCTCGCCATTCAGGTGCTGCGTCACAAAGACCTGACCGAACGCGACATGATCCGTCTGACGTGCCTGAGCCTTTTCTGGCACTTTCTGGACGTCGTGTGGATCGGCGTCTTCACCTTTGTCTATCTTGCGAGCGTGATCTAA
- the cyoD gene encoding cytochrome o ubiquinol oxidase subunit IV, with the protein MDHSHNAHSGGSHGSFGSYMTGFVLSVILTVAAFALVLTGTLTGQDALYAISGLALVQIVVHLVFFLHMNTSSEQRWNVTAFAFTALTAVIVIGGTLWVLHNVSMNMMSR; encoded by the coding sequence ATGGACCATAGCCATAACGCACACTCGGGTGGAAGCCACGGCAGCTTCGGCAGCTACATGACGGGCTTCGTGCTGTCGGTCATTCTGACTGTCGCGGCATTTGCTCTCGTCCTGACGGGCACGTTGACGGGGCAGGACGCTTTGTACGCGATCTCGGGCCTCGCGCTCGTGCAGATCGTCGTGCATCTGGTGTTCTTCCTGCACATGAACACGTCGTCGGAACAGCGCTGGAACGTGACGGCTTTCGCGTTCACGGCGTTGACCGCGGTGATCGTGATCGGCGGCACGTTGTGGGTGTTGCATAACGTCAGCATGAACATGATGTCGCGCTAA
- a CDS encoding HAD family hydrolase, with product MADFPFDAVLFDCDGVLVDSEPITNRVLTEMLGELGWQLSVEETMRIFVGKAVKDEAALIEARTGFAITNEWLMQFRARRNEALDKELAAIPGAASAVRGLFPLLNGRIAVASGADRVKIELQLAKAGILDCFEGRIFSGHETPRSKPFPDVYLAAAAALGVDPTRCAVVEDTVTGATAGVAAGATVFGYCPMELGHSSATALHGAGAVHVFRDMAELPALLAGWNRSNG from the coding sequence ATGGCCGATTTTCCCTTCGACGCCGTACTCTTCGACTGCGACGGCGTGCTCGTCGACTCCGAACCCATCACCAACCGCGTGCTGACCGAGATGCTCGGCGAGCTGGGCTGGCAATTGAGCGTCGAAGAGACGATGCGCATTTTTGTCGGCAAAGCAGTGAAAGACGAGGCCGCGCTGATCGAAGCGCGCACCGGTTTCGCGATCACCAACGAGTGGCTCATGCAATTCCGCGCGCGTCGCAATGAAGCGCTCGACAAGGAACTGGCGGCGATTCCCGGCGCGGCTTCGGCGGTGCGCGGGTTGTTTCCGCTGTTGAACGGACGCATTGCCGTTGCCTCGGGTGCCGACCGGGTCAAGATCGAATTGCAACTCGCCAAGGCCGGCATCCTCGACTGTTTCGAAGGACGCATTTTCAGCGGACACGAAACGCCTCGCAGCAAGCCGTTTCCCGATGTTTATCTGGCAGCGGCAGCGGCGCTGGGTGTCGATCCGACACGCTGCGCCGTGGTGGAAGACACGGTGACGGGCGCGACTGCAGGTGTCGCCGCGGGCGCTACGGTGTTCGGTTATTGCCCGATGGAGTTGGGCCATAGCAGCGCGACGGCGTTGCATGGCGCGGGCGCGGTGCATGTTTTCCGCGATATGGCCGAACTGCCTGCGTTGTTAGCGGGATGGAATCGCAGCAACGGCTGA